ATAAGAAAGGACCTGAAACGGAGGATTTCGGGTGCCTCTGCGGGAATTTACTGTGAGGAATTCTCTTCATTATCTCAACTTGCAATGTTCGTCAACAAAGTTTGATTGAACTGAAGTGAACCGTGAGGAATAGGTGACAAATATAGAGTTAAACCAAAGGgaagttgacaaaatttgaTCGCCCAGAGCCATTGCAAATTTTGCCCAAAAGTCAGGCGGTgatgttttcttcttccaatGTTTACTTTCCGctttctgttttcattttgcatgaattttttagttttttagatGGTGCTCACGTCCTATAACATCTCTGCTTAAGATACTTCAAGATGATTGTGAATGTGACAAAGTTTTATCTTCTCCTATATCTTTCTTTAATCGATAAAATTGAATTGTATTTGATTTTGGACAATCCATTCACTAGATCTCCATGTACGAAAATAGCGTGGGAAGAATGCACATAAGACAAGGCCCCTCCGAGGAGGAGGGCCAAGCAAAGGGAACGATGGGTAGGAGAGATGGAGATTCGGGCTTTCAAGGGACTTGTGATCTTTGAAATCCCAATGACATTCTAGTTAACTCATTTGAGATATTGTTCACTTTGACTCGTTTTATTTTGAAGCTCACAACTTTTGTCTTTTAGGGTAGAAGTACTTTCTCGAGTGACCACCGTTCTAGTAGTGCCCTAGTCTAAGCATGATTAACTTTGGAGTTCCATATACCTTGATTAACTCACTTGAGAAATTATCCAATTTGGCCCACCCAACCTAAAGCCCCATGGCTTTGACCTTGTACAAGCAAAAACACTTGTTCAATATGTCGTCCATTCTAATAGTGCATTAGCCTAAGCACGCTCAACTTTGGAGTTTCAAAGTAAAACTTGTCATTATCGTCACACCTCTAACTTGACAAGAATAAGGACAACGAAATAGTCATCCTTTTTTCCTCAAGAACGCAACTTCAAACGTAACCAACATTAACCTATCATTCGAAAAATACATATCCAATCAAAAATCTGATGGAATAGAATATTAGTTATAAATCAAATTTCTAAAATCCATTAacactatatatatttttcccaaattaaGAAACTAATCTTCAACATATACCATTTCAGATATATCCAACTATCTATATCTATCCACAATTCAGCTATCAAGAGTTCCCCATTAATATTGCTCCCGTACTACTCGTCGCTAACCGGAAAGATTTGGGAGGAAATGGGTAAACAAAAACAGCTCACTGAGTAATGCATATCTCAAGCATTCATTATGAACTTTTACAAAACTATAACAAAACTCATTAATCCAAAATCCAATTGATATTATACGTAcaatttcaaatatatgttattTGGTTTCAGCAAATATTCATACGCATACGATCAAAATGAATAATGAAATGTGTGTCACGTGAATAGCAAAATACTGAAATATCCATTACTTTTAAATACCATAATTCATACACGTACAATACGAAAAGCAATTATACGTTTCTGCAAAACTTCATAAATATCGAAAATCATCTAAATCAACAATATTGATTTATATATTAATAGTCTATTGTATTtattaatctcatatcaaatcaaataacgATGGTCCATTTCATCGATTAatctcaaatcacatgtcaatggcCCATTCCATTGATCAAACTTGTGCTCAAATTTCTACCTATGATCACATATAATGCCTCATGACAAGGCAATTAAGATTCTCATTGGCAAGTTCTTCACGGCctagaaggatatcctaaaattAGTATGCATGCCCAGAAACCCCTAATCAAGTTCACAGCAATATTAAGTACCAAATTGTCATCCTTTATTACCAAAATCAACAGCCAAAATCCATCTCATAAATCGGTTtcacaaatcaaatcaaatcaacatTTACAActcaatttatcaaatataatgCATTTCATAAAGTATTTAACTAATAAATACATACAATCACTCTCAATTCTGTTCAtcaaacataatatatatatttctcaaaACATTTCTCACACCATTTTGGAATTTAGTTCATAAACCAAgttcacaaatatatatatataattttcacaACACATTTCCTAATATATTTCACAAACTATTCTTAAATATCAAAAGGTAGTAAATGCCCTATCTAGATTTTGTGTAACAGACATGCTTTAATAAGTCATACGATACTCAAATCAATATCACTTTCAAAACATGAGTTTTCAAACTTATTGAAGAGATAGCATCATTCACTTGGGAATGCCCACGACATAATTATATGCGCCAACAATCTCGTAATCATAATAATTAAATGAGAATTGAtgtcaaaatcaagtaaaatacTACAATTACGAATCAATTAAACTACACTTCAATGCTAACAACAACATTCTTACACATCAACAAATCGCACATCCAAATAATTATTTAAGCAGTTCACAACACAAAACTCACACGCGAAACTATAAAATTTTGCTCCGACGTAACAATTACTCCAAAATGACTCTTATCAAAACCCCTTGACTCCACAACATCATAACCCACCATATCTATGAAATCACCAAGTTCAATAACTTAAAAATTGGACTTTGCAGCTCAAATTTCACGTAACTTTAAATTTGTGCCCTAATTTTAAAACCTACTTCAATTAGACGAATGAAATGTACGACCACTTACCGAGCATTGCAAATTGGACTAAATCCGACTTGGTGAGATCCCCGCAACATGTATGCGTGAGTTTcgtctctcttccttctttattttcttttttttttcctttacctctctttcccttttctacGTGAGCTCTCAGTCCCCATACAGCTGAGTccattctttttcctcttctttttttgaccacttttcttttttactttttgacatTTGACTGACTCAAACTCCAAATATTACAGTTACGTCAAAAAAAGCCTCCGTGAATTAATTTAGAGCTGCCACAATATAATATCAAAATGGGACCCTCTCTAATAGATGTATGGTTTGGGGACAAACCACATGATAATTGGTAGGCTTGTAATGATCTAGTCCAATAAGGGTGGCAAGTGGTGGCCTCGGCCAACAAGCTTGAATAAGAAGCGACTCTTGACAAGCTTCTAGGATGACAAAGGAGGTAGGAACGAATTGAATTGCGAAGAGGAGGAGAGTGCACCCAAGATATATTTGTGAAAACTGAAATTAACTCACATAAACATCTTTTGACGTAACAATAAGTTTTACTTTGGAACTCCGAAATAAAACCTACTCAATTTAGAACACTTCCAAAATGCATGACCTCTTTGGGAAAGTTTCTTCTTGTATAGCAAATGACAAAACCTTGAGACTCGGAATTGGATGGGCCAAAAGGACAATACCTCGAGTGAGTGAATCAAGGAATGGCAATAACTTTGCGTCAAAAGACATTAATTCCAGAATTTACAAAGGTATTCCAAGCGCactctagaaattttatttattgatgcCTCATTCGTTATCTTAAAAGTTTGCCAAGACTAGCTCTTTATTCGAATTGTATGGTTCACACGAATGCTCTCCGATCTCCGCTATTATCGGACCAGGCCGTTACAACCATGACTATGCAAACCGGACAAGCAGCGAGAACTCATGGTAAAGCACGTAGCTGGCGGTCAAGAGATGATACATCTCGTCTATGCGTCGGGGTGGGTGTGGGTGTGTGTAGGGAAGCTTCGTGTCGGCTCAAACCGCGTCGCCTCAGAATTTCTTTGCACGGTGGATGTGGGTTGGTCATGTCACTGTTTGTCCTCTTCTTTTTAATAGCTTTTTTCATATCGGAATCCAACTGTCCACAGCTGATTGGTGTCGAGGTTTCACTCCCACCAATCCTTCTTTGCCTCTCTCTCACACGttttctccctcctccatcttcgGCACGAAGCTATAAATACCATCTCCACATCTCTCCCATTTCATCAACCAACAGAAACAcctacatctctctctcctcttcagTCCTCACTTCTCATATTATCCCATTGAGATTTACTTCTCTTCAGCGAgtacagcagcagcagcagcagcagtagcagcAGACAGAACACGCCTAATATGGCCTCCCCTTCTGCTCCCTCACTTTGCATCACCACACTGCTTCTCGTGGTCGTTTCTTGGGCAACATCTGCTTCCGCCCGCAACTTCTATCAAGACTTCGACATAACCTGGGGAGATGGCCGAGCTCAGATCCTCAACAATGGCGACctcctcactctctccctcGACAAGGCCTCCGGCTCTGGCTTCCAGTCCAAGAACGAGTACTTATTTGGCAAGATCGACATGCAGCTAAAGCTCGTCCCCGGCAACTCCGCTGGCACCGTCACCGCATACTATGTAAGTCTCCTTCTTAATCAGTTTGTGCCCCTTTATCTTTaagcttccttctttttctctcgaCCAGATTTTAACTTTTGctatgttgttgttgttgttgttattctACAGTTATCTTCAAACGGGTCAACGTGGGACGAGATAGACTTCGAGTTCTTGGGGAACTTGAGCGGTGATCCATACATTCTCCACACCAACGTGTTCAGCCAAGGCAAGGGTAACCGAGAGCAGCAATTCTATCTCTGGTTCGACCCAACTGCTGATTTCCACACTTACTCCATCCTCTGGAATCCACAACGCATCATGTAAGAGTCTAAAACGCTCAAAATGCGGCCTTACTTGCTTTTAAGTTGCAGCATTTACTTAAAACCTTTGTGGCTACCATTGCAGATTCTCAGTAGATGGGACTCCGATCAGAGAGTTCAAGAATGCAGAGTCCATTGGCGTTCCCTTCCCCAAGGCACAGCCCATGAGGATATTCTCGAGCCTCTGGAACGCAGACGACTGGGCAACCAGAGGCGGGCTCGTAAAGACAGACTGGACACAAGCGCCCTTCACTGCTTCATACAGGAACTTCAATGCCGATAACACCTGCATTTGGTCATCTGGGTCATCCTCTTGcacttcatcttcatcttcttcggatGGTAATGCATGGCTATCAGAAGAGCTCGACTCAACAAGCCAAGAGAGGCTGAAGTGGGTGCAAAGCAACTACATGATCTACAACTACTGCACGGACGCCAAAAGATTCCCCCAAGGCCTCCCTCGTGAGTGCGCCATGTCCTAGACGACACAAGACATTgattttgtagaaaattctcctcgttttttccttttcttgagcCAATTCTATTCATTtgttgatctctctctctctctctctatgggGTCGAGAAGCAATagatattcttttattctttgacATTTGTAACATTCCTATCTTTActcaatgaaacaaaaaatcttCTTGGATTTCATAGCATTGCTGGGATTCTCAGTGCACATGTTTTTACATAACCCTGAAGTGTAGGTTCAAAGTCTCGTAATCGACACAACAAATACTTCGGGCAATGCTATTCCTCGGTCAGTCTATAAGCTTTCTTCCATGGCTAATCTAGTAATGTGACAAAACTGTCCTCGATTGAAAATGAACATATTTAAGATGAAAATGCACCAATATCTCTCACTGCAACTAATTTGTGCAATAACTTCAGGGATGAAACTTTTCTTGCTCCTCGGCTATTGCGCCGCATGTGATACCACTACTAATCCATTGCTACAACAAAGGCATTCTACCAGTTGCATTAGACCCATCCATGTTCTTTCATGAACAGTTTGAACCACCAAGTGATGATTTAGGCATATGAACCGTACCACGAGTTGGGCGCGTAGTTACTCCATCCTTGAATTTAAATGACTTGCCCGTTGAGATGGTTGCCAAACAACTTTAAACAGTGCAACGCTTTTCTTTACAGCAGAAACTGCTgcaaaaaaattacattgaataGATTCTCATTATTCTACATATAGTGAGTTGAAAGATGATCGACCCAACAACAATGGTGTTAaatcagaaagaaaaaatggctgAACTCCATCAcaacgtctctctctccctccctccctccctccctccctcttagGCCACTCATGcgatgaaaaatcttaaacaagGCGAATCAAAGCGTGCTCTTTACGACATCTTGTCTCTTTCAAGATTCATCCAGCCTCtttatttaccaaaaaagatTCATCAAAACATAGTTTGGGTTGATTTGCATATAGATACAAAGGAAATTTACAATCAGCTGCCCTATCTGGTGAAAGTATCAGTAGGCATTTAAACAtagaacaagaaggaaaaaccaCTTCATTCTCCCCCTTGATCCCAGCTTCTCTGAGTACCATTAGAGGCATCCACCCAGCTGCAGAGAACAAGAATCATAACAACAAGTCCTTAATGCAATATAAAGTGGAAAAGTTGCAACCAGATCTGCGCTGGCATGAGCTGAAGACAGTATCTTTACATggtaaaaaagaagcaaatcagAAAGAGATTCATGCTCGTAGTATGTTTCCAATCTTTAAAGCGATGGATCGATAGCTCGTATTGCAACAATCAGACTACATTACCAATACGGATCCTTACACCCTCGCATGCTACTGATACCTTTGCCCAGTGAGATCCATTTAGATGCAATGAAGAAGAATTTAACAAGAAAAGGTTCAAGTTGGACAACAAATAAGCTCATTGATTCCAAAATGCATATTCACTCAAATTGTCAAGCAATAGAGTTAAATTTCAGTTGGCTATTAAACCCCACTGTAATAGGTACAGAAGTACCAAAGCTTTCTGAGCACAATAAGAACACTCAGGCTTAAATGAGATGATTCCTGTGCATTTTCACTTACCAGAATAGCTTCAATTTCCTTATCCGAGACAGGAGTACGTTTTGGCTGGAGTGAAGCTTGCCCTCCCACCGCCATGTTGCTTGGAGGTGCTGGGACATCCGACCTTGAAGCAGAAATTTTTGCAACATTTTCAGTGCTCGGAGCAGCCTGGGTCTGGGATGCAGATCCTTTATGATGCAATAAAGTAGTTGAGTAATCAAAAAGGCCCTTCATATCATTCTTCAGAAATAATGTTCATCTAGCTAAGTACATGAAATTTAGAATGTTTATGACAGAGGAAATCCTTGGTGAGTGGATACACTACAGACCAATTATATAGCTTCAGGGACATAAAATTCAAATGTAGCAAACATTCATATGTACTTTTGAAAAACAATAGTTTGTCCTTTTCTAACTCTCCTCAGCTTGAAGCCACAAAGCATTTTACAGTCCACAATTCCTTGCTCACGTTTGTCAACCTTCCACAACATTACGAGTTAGAACTCAAATAGCGATAAGAGAACCTCATTCCTGCTCTTCAAAATCTTGTCACCTGATTCAACTGAATGAAAGTGCATACTTATCGCCCGCAGAAAAAGGGCCAGCATGGAGCAAAATTAGTTACAACTTCTGCTTTCCATTTTCCCATTTACGCCACTTTCAGCTCTAGCAAAACATGAGGACCTCGTTACAATTCAAACCTCCGTTCGAGACATAATCAACCACACCCGATCATGTGCCGCCGACAAAATCACAGGGGACAGTTTCACCTAGAATCTGGTACTGAAAAACACTCAAATCCTAAGTGCTTTTACATATACAAAATCCAAAACCAAGGAAGCATCATCACAATGCTGTTGCAAATTCAAGATATCAGGTACACATATGTATATCTTCCATCTAGACAGAAATCCACGTCCATCTTCTTTTCCCAGCTAAAAGAACGCACTAATcaccaaaataagaaaaacccaTCACGCTTATCCTCCCAAACCATCACTTGCAAATCATCAACATGCCAAATTTCAACCGACAAAGGTGATAAAAATCGAATCTTTCGAATCAGAAAAGCCGAACAAAGAGACAGAACACCAATAAACGGAAACCAAAGATCGAACAGGCGGgcggaaagagaaggaaaggggACCTGAAGCGGAGGATTTCGGGTGCCTCTGCGGGAATTTGATGCGCGGaattctcttcatcttctcaaACTTGCAATGGGTCAACAAAATTTGATTGAACAGAACAGACAGAACAACCGCAAagctcaaaaaaggaaaaattgaaagaagaacACGAAAAGATCGATCGGATTAATGAGAGCCCATTTGGCCCAAAGCATAATTTGTCCAGGCCTGGCCCATGATGACCCAAGATCCaccaatgaaaaatattattttgctcCTCTCgatatagaaaattatttcgCTTGCTAAAATGTTAAGGATCATGATTGATTATTCGAAATGTAAGTTCTTATACGCTTTCTAAGGGATTGAGGTGCTCTTTGTGATGATCCAAGACCACCAATAGCCTTCACCAAGGCCaagttttcacttcttttttttttttctgaatgaGATTAATGTTCTCatcataaaattgatttatacaATAGCCCCTCTACCTCTCGTACCAAAGTCACGTCTCAGAGAATTATGTGCAGAGGACAAATATTGAAGATCACAAAGCTAACGGAAAATGTGGAATTGATATGCTAAATGACGTTGTGACACATATTAtcctttttattaaattttttattcataaataattagaaattttctcTTTGCGAGATTTCTTTATTAAGACACTGACAATGGTACAgacaaacttttctttttaaaatcttgACTTAATCAAATTTCCTATTGGCATTTaagactttgattttttttttcttcttctctttgagttttatcaattttccttttgaactttcgaattttgtaaaattttctttttaacatttAAAATCCCGATGGCTTCTTGATGAATCCTGCTAGATTTCAAAAGGCATGAGACAGTTTCCATCACCATAAACAGGCTAGGACTCTCATTTGACTGTGCAgtggttattttattttaataataatgcGTGGGAACTGGGAACATCATCTCCTTGAATGCTTCTAGCtttaaaaaaagattcaaaaaaaaaaattaaaaagaaaagctgCCACCCTCCTTAACTGTACTGAGGTAAAGCTAGAGAGACGCCAGCAAAgcatttcaaataattttattttcatgggAACTGTCACAATCACTGTCTCTCCACTACTCAGATGCATCACagaactaaataaataaataaataattgctGTAGACCTGTGGGGTCTTCAAGTCGATTTTGGTAAGACCTCCCCCTAATGCTTCTTTCGTCTCTTCTGTTGGAGTTGTTTATGGCCGCCAGCTTGCTGCTGATAATTTACCTGCCCGTTTGGTACCCGTTTTAGACCTAATGACTCTGAAAATATCATTATTGTTCTCTTGAAATTATTAAAGCAAGCAGCAACGCGTTGCGTGCAATGGCCCAGGGATGAGACGAGAGACTGTCACAAGCGCCGTGTCTTAGTTAAAAGATGAGCTTTGACAGCTATAAGCGTAcgtgattttgaaaagaaaaagattgtaCCTTGTGCATGCAACAACTGTGTACAGCTGAGCTAACCTCGACCTTCCTATGACTTTCCTCTGGCTCCGCACAGGGAATCGACGAGCCTTCATTCGCTCCACCCTTCCCAGTTCCCAGTATAAATAGCCATTGTCCCGTTCAACTGGATTCATCCTCTCTTTTTCACTCATCTCCTTCGGTCTCGTTTCAGtcggttcttcttgagctctagCCTGTTGTCATGGCTTCTGCTGCGCTAGCAATGATTCTCTTCACTTCCGTTCTGCTCAAAAGTTTGATGGTTGCATCTGCTGGTAACTTAAACCAAGAGTTCGACATAACGTGGGGGGATGGCCGAGCTCAGATACTCAACAATGGAGacctcctcactctctctctcgacaaGGCTTCAGGCTCCGGCTTCCAATCCAAGAACGAATATCTCTTCGGCAAGATCGACATGCAACTCAAGCTAGTCCCTGGAAACTCTGCCGGCACCGTCACTGCATACTACGTAAGTATccaagctcaagccttgcctcTATATGTGAATAGCTGCTTGTGATCTTTTTGCTGATGTATGTGCATGTGCATCGCAGCTGTCCTCAAAAGGGTCGACGTGGGACGAGATAGACTTCGAGTTCTTGGGAAACCTGAGCGGCGATCCGTACATTCTTCACACCAACGTGTTCAGCCAAGGCAAGGGGAACAGGGAGCAGCAGTTCTATCTCTGGTTCGACCCGACCGCCGATTTCCACACCTACTCCATCCTCTGGAACCCGCAACGCATCATGTAAGAATCGGGACAAATCCCAAAACGCAGTCTCACTGACAATGCACACATTCTCCGCGGTACTCATTCACACAGCTTTTTGCGTGCGTGCTTTACAGATTCTCAGTGGACGGCACCCCAATCCGAGAGTTCAAGAACGCGGAGTCGAGCGGCGTTCCGTTCCCCAAGAGCCAACCGATGAGGATCTACTCGAGCCTCTGGAACGCGGACGACTGGGCCACCAGAGGCGGGCTGGTGAAGACGGACTGGTCGCGAGCTCCGTTCACGGCCTCCTACAGGAACTTCAACGCCGACGCCTGCGTTTGGTCCTCGGGGTCCTCGTCTTGCGGGTCCGGCGCCGCCTCCAGCGACGGCAGTTCTTGGCTCACGCAAGAGCTGGACACGACCAGCCAGCAGAGGCTGAAGTGGGTGCAGCAGAACTATATGATCTACAATTACTGCTCCGACTCCAAGAGGTTCCCTCAGGGCCCCCCTCCAGAATGCAACCTCtcttaagagagagagagagagggaatgcTAGGATTTGAACATAGGACAATTCTTTCATTGAATTTTCGTATTCTTGGATATGTTTGACGATACCTTATTATTCTTTATGTAATATATTATCTTGGTTGATTATTTTGCCTCCTTTGGCAATCCAGAACAATGAAGCGAGCAATTTGGCCACGTAAAGAGTGTATTAGCTTATCGTATAAGAAAGTCCCATCTTACTGATTCGTTTTTTCCTTTGAGCCAAGCGCATTTCTTGCCACCTAATTGGCATTTGCTTGTTTAGTTGggccatgaaaaaaaaaatctttaataaAATCAGGCTCTATATCTCTTGATTTGTGCAATAATATTATTCCAATTATTAACTGCATCTTAACAACTTAAATGGGTGATgtgaaattgataaattgacaAGTGACGCTGATGAATTGCCTATGCGGCACTACATCGCTGTGATCGgaaatttttattctaactaAAGTGACAAgggagttagaga
This genomic stretch from Eucalyptus grandis isolate ANBG69807.140 chromosome 3, ASM1654582v1, whole genome shotgun sequence harbors:
- the LOC104435976 gene encoding probable xyloglucan endotransglucosylase/hydrolase protein 23, which encodes MASAALAMILFTSVLLKSLMVASAGNLNQEFDITWGDGRAQILNNGDLLTLSLDKASGSGFQSKNEYLFGKIDMQLKLVPGNSAGTVTAYYLSSKGSTWDEIDFEFLGNLSGDPYILHTNVFSQGKGNREQQFYLWFDPTADFHTYSILWNPQRIIFSVDGTPIREFKNAESSGVPFPKSQPMRIYSSLWNADDWATRGGLVKTDWSRAPFTASYRNFNADACVWSSGSSSCGSGAASSDGSSWLTQELDTTSQQRLKWVQQNYMIYNYCSDSKRFPQGPPPECNLS
- the LOC104435975 gene encoding uncharacterized protein LOC104435975, translated to MKRIPRIKFPQRHPKSSASGSASQTQAAPSTENVAKISASRSDVPAPPSNMAVGGQASLQPKRTPVSDKEIEAILLGGCL
- the LOC104435973 gene encoding probable xyloglucan endotransglucosylase/hydrolase protein 23 — translated: MASPSAPSLCITTLLLVVVSWATSASARNFYQDFDITWGDGRAQILNNGDLLTLSLDKASGSGFQSKNEYLFGKIDMQLKLVPGNSAGTVTAYYLSSNGSTWDEIDFEFLGNLSGDPYILHTNVFSQGKGNREQQFYLWFDPTADFHTYSILWNPQRIIFSVDGTPIREFKNAESIGVPFPKAQPMRIFSSLWNADDWATRGGLVKTDWTQAPFTASYRNFNADNTCIWSSGSSSCTSSSSSSDGNAWLSEELDSTSQERLKWVQSNYMIYNYCTDAKRFPQGLPRECAMS